The Astatotilapia calliptera chromosome 17, fAstCal1.2, whole genome shotgun sequence genome has a segment encoding these proteins:
- the LOC113009405 gene encoding histidine-rich glycoprotein-like, producing the protein MKTCVLLSLLLALGCVTINGAPVERGGIEPGSCEDASTKAAAELALTKINQNRKEGYIFSLHRLSNAHIKRHGENGVVFYLNLDVVETNCSVLSKRDWKSCDIRSGNTQVYGQCKAAIFISKVHRVVRLYKYKCAIRPGRVHQSCGGCPDLTDHNHDKVQKAVTQSLEKFNQQSGLANRFALLKISRATSQVVAGRKYHVEYAIQETTCPQRAGADEPCPPMKCEFAHKGFCKASLFHALNGDEEIEGACEIYEPEAAEREKKLHLLGGETDHSHNDTHSHSHDQDQTHDHANDHTKCHSHHGHTHNHTDDRDHHHTHDHATGSAHRHAHDHSHDHGLNHDHVHTHHAKAHNHSGDSPSHHHDYKHALGVHTHEHDHELALDHDHKHGHLHEHEHHHHHHEHEHENAPHDEPQGTVIVLPALGQPVTLPSFPDVPVGGPGVGVTLPLKPDPQIPGQMEPTIEPFPKSVSAQCPTTAGKHKNVDELFTKDLEFKPAAASS; encoded by the exons ATGAAGACCTGCGTGCTGTTATCGCTGCTGCTGGCGTTGGGTTGTGTGACCATCAATGGTGCACCAGTGGAGCGTGGTGGCATAGAACCAGGCTCATGTGAAGATGCTTCAACAAAAGCAGCTGCTGAACTGGCTCTTACCAAAATCAACCAGAACAGAAAGGAGGGCTACATCTTCAGTCTGCACCGCCTGTCCAATGCCCACATAAAGAGACAT gGAGAGAATGGTGTGGTCTTCTACCTGAATCTGGATGTTGTGGAGACCAACTGCAGCGTTCTCAGCAAGAGGGACTGGAAGAGCTGTGACATTCGTAGTGGCAATACGCAG GTATATGGACAGTGCAAAGCTGCTATCTTCATCAGTAAGGTACACAGAGTGGTTCGTCTCTACAAATACAAGTGTGCTATCAGACCAG GTAGGGTGCATCAGTCCTGTGGTGGCTGTCCAGATTTAACTGACCATAATCATGATAAAGTTCAGAAGGCTGTGACTCAGTCTCTGGAGAAGTTCAATCAGCAGAGTGGGCTGGCCAATCGTTTTGCTCTGCTCAAAATCTCCCGTGCTACTTCACAG GTTGTCGCAGGTAGGAAGTACCATGTGGAATACGCCATCCAGGAGACCACTTGCCCCCAGAGGGCAGGAGCAGATGAACCTTGCCCCCCCATGAAATGCGAGTTTGCT cACAAGGGTTTCTGTAAGGCATCCCTCTTCCACGCTCTCAATGGCGATGAGGAGATTGAGGGAGCCTGTGAGATCTATGAGCCTGAG GCtgctgagagagagaagaagctaCACCTGCTGGGCGGAGAGACTGACCACAGCCACaatgacacacactcacacagccaCGACCAAGACCAAACACACGACCACGCAAACGATCACACAAAATGCCACTCTCATCATGGCCACACCCACAACCACACTGATGACCGTGATCACCACCACACACATGACCATGCCACAGGCAGCGCCCACAGGCACGCTCATGACCACTCCCATGACCACGGTCTGAATCACGATCACGTGCACACTCATCACGCCAAGGCACACAACCACAGCGGTGACTCTCCCAGTCACCACCACGACTATAAGCATGCTCTAGGTgtgcacacacatgaacatgacCATGAGCTGGCTCTGGACCATGACCACAAGCACGGTCACCTGCATGAACACGagcaccaccaccatcaccacgaGCACGAACATGAGAACGCACCCCACGATGAACCACAGGGAACAGTGATAGTCCTGCCCGCCTTGGGCCAGCCTGTGACTCTGCCTTCCTTCCCTGATGTCCCAGTTGGTGGCCCTGGAGTTGGAGTCACTCTCCCACTTAAACCCGACCCTCAAATTCCTGGACAGATGGAGCCCACCATCGAGCCCTTCCCAAAATCAGTCTCTGCCCAGTGCCCCACCACAGCGGGAAAGCATAAAAATGTGGATGAACTCTTCACTAAAGACCTCGAATTCAAGCCAGCTGCAGCCAGTTCATAA